One part of the Arachidicoccus terrestris genome encodes these proteins:
- a CDS encoding 4-alpha-glucanotransferase, whose protein sequence is MPVFSLRSDNSFGVGDFSDLKKAVLWAEATGQQLIQLLPIHDTTATHTWRDSYPYASISVFALHPLYLDVTKLSQQDQAEKLLTSMEPLRQQLNEAESVDYEAVLRAKWQIIKAIYPLEKQQLFASKDYLAFFASNKEWLEPYGCFSVLRDKYGTADFSTWSESNYQQHIPMLLTKLDEDALCIHYFVQYHLHKQLSDVARFSHEHGCVLKGDIAIGVFKNSVDVWQHAELFHVEAQAGAPPDDFTVSGQNWGFPTYNWPRMKADNYRWWKSRLKHMEGYFDATRIDHILGFFRIWSIPVTAVEGILGYFQPAIPVTEEELRQAGVHFPLERLYQPYIHIRELKKIFSDSYQKVADEFLVAEEEGFFRFKELFDTQRKIDNYFKKLPADTYHKWLRQALLGLHTDLVLIKDLTQENGFHFRFNMQFTASFRTLHESLQNRLTELYHHYFFSRQNELWKKEAMEKLPVIKNASNMLICGEDLGFTPSSVPEVMRNLGLLGLYVQRMPKIMGQMAEDLSKVPYLSVVSPSTHDTSSLRGWWLGLSHQQQGIYYRQVLLQKGDAPAGHDLPGWLNKLIVEQNLASPAMWSIFLIQDLLNIQDSLHVAEVDLEQINHPENPDQYWRYRMPVTLEQLLELKDFNKELKQLITANGRSMR, encoded by the coding sequence GTGCCCGTCTTTAGTCTGCGTTCGGACAACAGCTTCGGTGTTGGAGATTTCTCCGATCTGAAAAAAGCTGTTTTGTGGGCCGAGGCTACCGGTCAGCAATTAATACAGCTATTACCGATTCATGACACCACGGCAACGCATACCTGGCGGGATAGCTATCCTTATGCCTCGATATCGGTATTTGCGCTGCATCCTCTTTATCTGGATGTTACAAAGTTGAGTCAGCAAGATCAGGCAGAAAAACTCCTTACATCTATGGAGCCGTTACGGCAGCAGCTCAACGAAGCGGAGAGTGTAGATTATGAAGCTGTCCTCAGGGCTAAATGGCAGATTATAAAAGCCATTTACCCGCTTGAAAAGCAGCAGCTATTTGCGTCAAAAGATTATCTGGCATTCTTTGCGTCCAACAAAGAGTGGCTGGAGCCTTATGGTTGCTTTTCTGTGTTGAGGGATAAATATGGCACAGCTGATTTTTCTACCTGGTCTGAAAGTAACTATCAGCAGCATATTCCTATGCTGTTAACGAAGCTGGATGAAGACGCACTTTGTATACATTACTTTGTACAATATCACCTCCATAAGCAATTGTCGGACGTCGCCCGGTTCTCTCACGAACATGGCTGTGTCCTGAAAGGAGATATCGCCATTGGCGTCTTTAAAAACAGTGTAGATGTCTGGCAACACGCTGAACTGTTCCATGTGGAGGCTCAGGCCGGTGCGCCGCCGGATGATTTTACGGTAAGTGGACAAAATTGGGGGTTCCCGACCTATAACTGGCCACGTATGAAGGCAGATAACTATCGTTGGTGGAAAAGTCGCCTTAAACATATGGAAGGATATTTCGATGCCACCCGTATTGATCACATTCTGGGTTTTTTCAGAATCTGGAGCATCCCTGTAACAGCTGTAGAAGGGATATTAGGTTATTTTCAGCCGGCGATACCGGTAACAGAAGAAGAATTAAGACAAGCCGGTGTTCACTTTCCATTGGAAAGACTCTATCAACCCTATATCCATATTCGGGAACTGAAAAAGATCTTTTCAGACTCTTATCAAAAAGTAGCTGACGAATTTCTCGTTGCGGAAGAAGAAGGTTTTTTTCGGTTTAAAGAACTGTTTGACACCCAGCGGAAGATAGACAACTATTTTAAAAAGTTGCCGGCCGATACCTATCATAAATGGTTACGACAGGCTTTGCTGGGTTTGCATACCGATCTGGTATTAATAAAGGACTTAACACAGGAAAATGGATTTCATTTCAGGTTCAATATGCAGTTTACAGCAAGCTTTAGAACCTTACATGAATCCTTACAAAACCGGTTAACGGAACTATACCATCATTACTTTTTTTCGAGACAAAATGAACTCTGGAAAAAAGAGGCAATGGAAAAATTGCCAGTGATTAAAAATGCCTCGAACATGTTGATCTGCGGGGAGGATCTGGGCTTCACGCCCAGCTCTGTTCCTGAAGTCATGCGTAATCTGGGCCTGTTAGGCCTTTATGTTCAAAGAATGCCTAAAATCATGGGGCAGATGGCAGAAGACCTGTCAAAAGTTCCCTACTTAAGTGTTGTTTCGCCTTCCACTCATGATACCAGTAGCCTTAGAGGCTGGTGGCTGGGGCTCAGCCACCAGCAACAGGGAATTTATTACCGACAGGTACTCCTTCAGAAAGGAGATGCGCCTGCAGGGCATGATCTCCCGGGATGGCTAAATAAATTAATCGTCGAACAAAACCTCGCATCCCCTGCGATGTGGAGCATTTTCCTGATCCAGGATTTACTGAATATCCAGGACAGCCTGCATGTTGCAGAGGTCGACCTTGAGCAGATCAATCATCCGGAGAACCCTGATCAATACTGGCGTTACCGGATGCCTGTAACATTAGAACAATTGCTGGAATTAAAAGACTTTAACAAGGAGCTAAAGCAGTTAATTACTGCAAACGGCAGGTCCATGAGATAG
- a CDS encoding DEAD/DEAH box helicase: MEKNIETLLSNLDIKSLNLLQQSMLEATTGQEGDITLLSVTGSGKTLAFLLPLVRDLNHTLRQNQAMIIAPSRELALQIENVFRGLQSGLSVTCCYGGHKREIEENNLSACPALIIGTPGRLADHLRRGNIDPAGIQTLVLDEFDKCLELGFTAEITFIHDTLNALTRKWMISATLPDQRPEGFSLAQAKVLDFRTAAEDNEQGRLEYKLLVFGTAVSRQQAAFELICTLGGRSSILFCNQRDHVESLYDYLRDQGLEVVYYHGAMEQRDRDTALNRFRNGTVNILITTDLASRGLDIAHIRYIIHYQLPETEQVFIHRNGRTARMDKSGAAIVMLGPDQYLPSYMDPEMEKIELIPGAPLPVKSKWITLYIAAGKKNKVGKIDIVGFLTKTGGLKKEDIGLIEVKDYSAFAAINRHKASKMLASVKDQRLKNKKVRIEVAR; encoded by the coding sequence ATGGAGAAAAATATAGAAACTCTGCTCAGTAATCTGGACATTAAATCTCTAAATCTATTACAGCAATCCATGTTGGAAGCGACAACAGGGCAGGAGGGAGACATCACCTTGTTATCTGTAACCGGCTCCGGTAAGACGCTGGCCTTTCTTTTGCCGCTGGTTAGAGATCTGAATCACACGCTTAGGCAAAATCAGGCTATGATTATTGCCCCATCCAGAGAACTCGCCCTGCAAATCGAGAATGTGTTCAGAGGACTGCAATCCGGCCTTTCCGTGACTTGCTGCTATGGAGGTCATAAAAGGGAGATTGAAGAAAACAACCTCAGTGCCTGCCCGGCTCTTATTATTGGAACACCGGGAAGGCTGGCCGATCACCTGCGTAGGGGCAATATTGATCCGGCCGGCATCCAGACTTTAGTCCTTGATGAATTTGATAAATGTCTGGAGCTTGGATTCACGGCAGAAATCACATTCATCCATGACACTTTAAATGCACTGACCAGAAAATGGATGATTTCTGCGACATTGCCAGATCAGCGCCCCGAAGGTTTTTCGCTGGCGCAAGCAAAGGTCCTTGATTTCAGGACAGCGGCCGAAGATAATGAGCAAGGCCGCCTTGAATATAAGCTTCTGGTTTTTGGCACTGCTGTCTCCAGACAGCAGGCTGCCTTCGAACTGATCTGTACACTGGGAGGTCGTAGTAGCATTCTATTCTGTAACCAGCGCGACCATGTGGAATCATTATACGACTATCTTAGAGACCAGGGACTGGAAGTGGTATATTATCATGGTGCTATGGAACAAAGAGATCGCGACACAGCGCTCAACCGATTCAGAAATGGTACGGTCAATATACTCATCACTACTGATCTGGCTTCCAGAGGATTGGATATTGCTCATATCCGGTATATCATTCATTATCAGCTTCCAGAAACGGAACAAGTCTTTATCCATCGTAATGGACGCACCGCCAGAATGGATAAATCAGGGGCAGCTATTGTTATGCTGGGCCCTGATCAGTATCTGCCATCTTACATGGATCCGGAAATGGAAAAGATCGAACTAATCCCGGGAGCACCATTGCCTGTAAAATCAAAATGGATCACCTTATATATAGCCGCCGGCAAAAAAAATAAAGTGGGCAAAATTGATATCGTAGGCTTTTTGACAAAGACTGGAGGTCTTAAGAAAGAAGATATTGGTCTGATTGAAGTCAAAGACTACAGTGCCTTCGCTGCCATCAACCGGCACAAAGCCTCCAAAATGCTAGCTTCTGTCAAAGACCAGCGTTTAAAAAATAAAAAAGTCAGGATTGAAGTGGCCAGGTAG
- a CDS encoding cystathionine gamma-synthase: MASELNNQGIGTKLIHAGAEPDSLTGAIMTPIYQTSTFKQSSPGVTKGYDYSRAGNPTRQALEASLAAIENGKYGLAFSSGVAATDAVIKLLSPGDEVIAATDMYGGTYRLFAQIFEKFGIHFHYVDMKDPANITAKVNSNTKLIWTETPTNPLINITDIEAVADIAKKAGALLCVDNTFASPYLQNPLNFGADIVVHSATKYLGGHSDVVLGAIIVKDKALYERLYFIQKSSGAVPGPQDCFLVLRGIKTLHVRMDRHGENGAKVAHALRQNPKVAIVHWCGFEDHPGYAVAKKQMRNFGGMLSFELKNESIEEVNRVVTSTKIITLAESLGGVESLINHPATMTHASIPREERIKNGLNDGLIRLSVGIEDADDLIADLNQAIG, from the coding sequence ATGGCAAGTGAATTAAATAACCAGGGAATCGGCACCAAGCTGATACATGCCGGAGCAGAGCCAGACAGCCTGACCGGTGCAATCATGACTCCAATATACCAAACATCCACTTTTAAACAAAGTTCGCCAGGCGTAACCAAAGGGTACGATTATTCCCGGGCAGGGAACCCAACCAGACAAGCACTGGAAGCCTCTCTCGCGGCCATTGAAAATGGTAAGTACGGGCTGGCATTCAGCAGTGGTGTAGCTGCTACAGATGCCGTCATTAAATTACTTTCACCGGGTGATGAGGTTATTGCAGCTACTGATATGTATGGAGGTACTTATCGTTTATTTGCCCAAATATTTGAAAAGTTCGGGATCCATTTTCATTATGTCGACATGAAAGACCCGGCCAATATTACAGCCAAGGTAAACTCCAATACCAAACTTATCTGGACAGAAACACCAACCAATCCACTGATCAATATCACCGATATTGAAGCGGTCGCCGATATCGCTAAAAAAGCGGGAGCACTGCTTTGTGTAGATAATACCTTTGCCTCTCCCTATCTTCAGAACCCGCTTAATTTTGGAGCAGACATCGTTGTGCACTCTGCAACGAAGTACTTAGGTGGACATAGTGATGTGGTCCTTGGAGCAATTATCGTAAAGGATAAAGCGCTTTATGAAAGACTGTATTTTATCCAAAAAAGCAGTGGAGCTGTGCCGGGACCACAGGATTGTTTCCTAGTACTCAGAGGGATTAAGACACTCCATGTCAGAATGGACCGTCATGGCGAGAACGGCGCAAAAGTTGCCCATGCACTACGCCAGAATCCTAAAGTAGCGATTGTTCACTGGTGTGGTTTTGAAGATCATCCGGGTTATGCCGTCGCTAAAAAGCAGATGCGTAATTTTGGTGGCATGTTAAGCTTTGAACTTAAAAATGAATCTATCGAAGAAGTTAACCGTGTTGTAACCAGTACGAAGATCATCACGCTGGCGGAATCATTGGGCGGCGTGGAATCGCTGATCAACCATCCGGCTACCATGACACATGCATCCATTCCCAGAGAAGAACGTATTAAAAACGGATTGAACGACGGGCTAATCCGTTTAAGTGTAGGAATAGAAGATGCAGATGATTTGATTGCTGATCTGAACCAGGCCATCGGATAA
- a CDS encoding NAD(P)/FAD-dependent oxidoreductase produces the protein MQTALRIRVTAQDFSNQKALTKQVAALLQVEADQISGYQILKKSMDARQRQIYYNLTLQVFIQETFIPVTLPDAPYRDVQHASHEVLIIGAGPAGLFAAISCLEHGIRPIIIERGKDVQARRRDLADLNKKGQVNPESNYCFGEGGAGTYSDGKLYTRSKKRGSIQKALETFVRFGADPAILYEAHPHIGTNKLPAIITAMRQTIEAAGGKIYFDRKLTDLNLKSGRIRSITTSNGDTIFANHVILATGHSARDIYRLLKQKNIQIENKPFALGVRVEHPQQLINEIQYKCSVEQIEEQKLPPASYSLVAQVGDRGVFSFCMCPGGIIAPAATDPDELVVNGWSPSKRNNPFTNSGMVVQVDEKAAYSYLKHQGVQQDAKDPLMLMEFQRKIEKVMYQAGGGQFCAPAQRLTDFVAGKKSSHLPRCSYIPGTDSQRLDQLLPAFITQTLSGGFKEFGRRMKGYYTNESLLIATESRTSSPVRIPRDETGLHHPQITNLYPAAEGAGYAGGIISAAMDGAKIASVIAEKLGIRLPSSFN, from the coding sequence ATGCAAACTGCACTCCGGATACGCGTTACGGCGCAGGACTTTTCCAATCAGAAGGCACTTACAAAACAAGTAGCAGCGTTGCTACAGGTCGAAGCTGACCAGATTTCCGGCTATCAGATCCTTAAAAAATCTATGGACGCACGTCAAAGGCAGATCTATTATAATCTGACCTTGCAGGTATTTATTCAAGAGACATTTATACCTGTTACCTTACCTGACGCTCCTTATCGGGATGTCCAACATGCCAGCCACGAGGTTTTAATTATTGGCGCAGGTCCGGCGGGTTTGTTTGCTGCCATCAGCTGCCTGGAGCATGGCATCCGTCCGATTATAATTGAGAGAGGTAAAGATGTACAGGCCCGCAGAAGAGATTTGGCGGATCTTAATAAAAAAGGGCAGGTCAATCCGGAAAGCAATTACTGTTTTGGCGAGGGTGGTGCCGGGACTTATAGCGATGGCAAGCTTTATACCCGCAGTAAAAAGAGAGGAAGCATCCAGAAGGCCCTGGAAACCTTTGTGCGGTTTGGTGCAGACCCTGCCATTCTGTATGAGGCCCACCCCCACATCGGTACCAATAAATTGCCCGCCATCATTACGGCTATGCGTCAAACAATTGAAGCGGCAGGCGGTAAAATCTATTTTGACCGAAAACTCACTGATCTCAACCTGAAAAGCGGACGAATACGATCCATCACGACATCTAACGGTGACACGATCTTCGCCAATCACGTGATATTAGCTACAGGCCACTCGGCCAGGGATATCTACCGGTTACTAAAACAGAAAAATATCCAGATAGAAAACAAACCCTTTGCCCTGGGCGTCAGGGTAGAGCACCCACAACAACTCATCAACGAAATTCAATATAAATGTTCTGTTGAGCAGATTGAGGAACAGAAACTGCCTCCGGCATCTTATAGCCTTGTCGCACAAGTTGGAGATCGGGGTGTGTTTAGTTTCTGCATGTGCCCGGGTGGTATCATCGCGCCGGCTGCGACCGACCCAGACGAGCTCGTGGTCAATGGCTGGAGTCCCAGTAAGCGCAATAACCCTTTCACCAATAGTGGCATGGTGGTCCAGGTTGATGAAAAAGCTGCTTATAGTTATCTAAAGCACCAGGGGGTGCAACAAGATGCCAAGGATCCGTTAATGCTGATGGAATTTCAGCGCAAAATAGAAAAAGTTATGTATCAGGCAGGAGGGGGGCAATTCTGCGCCCCAGCCCAACGGTTAACGGATTTTGTTGCCGGTAAAAAATCAAGTCACCTGCCCAGATGCAGTTATATACCGGGGACCGACAGTCAACGGCTGGATCAATTATTACCAGCATTTATTACGCAGACACTGTCTGGTGGTTTCAAAGAATTTGGGCGTAGGATGAAAGGTTACTATACGAATGAATCCTTATTGATTGCCACGGAAAGCAGGACGTCTTCACCAGTCAGGATACCTAGAGATGAAACCGGTCTTCACCATCCGCAGATCACTAATCTCTATCCCGCTGCAGAAGGAGCCGGCTATGCCGGCGGTATTATCAGTGCAGCCATGGACGGTGCCAAAATCGCAAGCGTGATCGCGGAAAAATTAGGAATTCGTCTACCTTCATCCTTCAATTAA
- a CDS encoding carbohydrate-binding module family 20 domain-containing protein produces the protein MQSDKMTQNGMTPTSKKTAVKAAPKKATTAKKAVSKATPKKVAKAAKTAKPASTATQKAATGNSKRIKSSGKLNLRFEIFFSTQFGEAMLISGAHPALGAESTDQAPLMEYIDDQKWAVQLEIDKSSIKNGQLKYTYLVRYADGTLALSAPYQLDIPPAVTSITIRDAWNAPGFVENIFGTDALQAIQAGDLQSAQKPTSSRKKYTHRFIITAPVLEAGKAVCLIGEDASLGGWEAAKALLMNNEEAGRWRIDISLALKPTTSGIAYKYGIYDLATGQLESFESGDNRILESDPSNASLLILQNGFIRTN, from the coding sequence ATGCAATCAGACAAAATGACCCAAAACGGTATGACTCCGACTAGCAAGAAAACGGCCGTCAAAGCCGCGCCAAAAAAAGCCACTACAGCAAAGAAAGCTGTTTCGAAAGCAACTCCTAAAAAAGTGGCTAAAGCTGCTAAAACAGCAAAACCTGCTTCAACAGCAACCCAAAAAGCCGCCACCGGTAACAGTAAGCGCATTAAGTCCTCCGGCAAACTTAATCTACGCTTTGAAATATTTTTTTCGACACAATTCGGTGAGGCCATGCTGATTTCCGGAGCTCACCCGGCTTTGGGAGCTGAGTCGACAGATCAGGCGCCGCTCATGGAATATATTGATGACCAAAAATGGGCCGTTCAGTTAGAGATTGATAAGTCTTCTATTAAAAACGGGCAGCTGAAATACACTTATTTGGTTCGTTATGCAGATGGCACACTTGCGCTTTCTGCACCGTATCAGTTAGACATTCCGCCAGCAGTGACTTCCATTACCATTCGGGATGCCTGGAATGCACCCGGCTTTGTGGAGAATATTTTTGGAACCGATGCCCTTCAGGCGATTCAGGCTGGCGACCTTCAGTCAGCTCAAAAGCCAACCAGCTCCAGAAAAAAATACACACATAGGTTTATTATTACCGCCCCTGTACTCGAAGCCGGTAAAGCGGTTTGCCTGATCGGAGAAGATGCCTCACTAGGTGGCTGGGAGGCGGCAAAAGCCCTTCTAATGAACAACGAAGAAGCGGGCAGATGGCGCATAGACATTTCCCTTGCACTTAAGCCAACAACATCGGGTATCGCCTATAAATACGGCATCTATGACCTGGCTACCGGCCAATTGGAAAGTTTTGAATCGGGGGATAATAGAATATTGGAAAGCGACCCGTCAAATGCTTCACTGCTGATCTTGCAAAATGGCTTTATCCGGACCAACTGA
- a CDS encoding DUF6263 family protein, producing MKLFLLCIGLSLSVFIALPAHAQDTIKAPTPDTAQPVITHPVTDSIGDSTAYKAIASNQDTLPAAGKTDSTQRTRQALPADQTHRNADEDSLPSGVPPTRKDSSDENVSDTFNNSDTGKIVDIFEEMQKAREQQDKSIKNEQAEEKKQETEGQIGLNEKKDSIHQNNKGAQEDGSIKTPPSTADSSDLMAANDTIDIIKKDTIQSIFTLPKPSVTPASDTEKIASEPVNVPNVPSGRPANNRVDSTDLEDIFEVTEDSSAQASQNEQPVRRVENKTDNKPGHSKDKESADNLPIDTLGISQDTTALNRQQENKQEPTQAKTSVQERPAEQLPDSAMRPKQGEEIQKFNGAISDNSITHQIADSLPQPQNTPFTELFQPYRAFDKETQISSTTSLTILQQNVDYKTSADFTTQYQRTGQKDGQFHFDVSVVRLNTEVETMGVQLKYDSNQKTDSTSTFAKPLFDIVGKKTYLEVDSTGKITEVDNTALGRQVNTVLSGLSLSGGDFEVGSNFGLLMSKSGPAEIGQQWSDSVNHGSNTRITTYTIQSILDGDMLVTISGNVSQSGVINSDGATFKTHFTGTQKGKMYVDQQTLLVKSRDITLDMKGTVDYNGQALPASAVSKIKEKVTAN from the coding sequence ATGAAATTATTTTTACTGTGCATAGGGTTGTCCCTATCCGTGTTTATAGCCCTACCGGCCCATGCACAGGACACCATAAAAGCTCCAACACCAGACACGGCTCAGCCAGTGATAACGCACCCGGTAACAGATAGCATTGGAGATTCCACTGCCTATAAGGCGATAGCCTCCAACCAGGATACGTTACCCGCAGCCGGAAAGACGGACAGTACTCAGCGAACAAGACAGGCTCTCCCGGCGGACCAAACCCACCGCAACGCCGACGAAGACTCTTTGCCTTCCGGTGTGCCCCCGACACGCAAGGATAGCTCGGATGAAAATGTCTCTGACACCTTCAATAACAGCGATACCGGTAAAATCGTAGATATTTTTGAGGAAATGCAAAAAGCCCGCGAGCAGCAGGACAAGTCCATTAAAAACGAACAAGCAGAAGAAAAAAAACAGGAGACAGAAGGACAGATCGGGTTAAACGAAAAAAAAGATAGTATTCATCAGAATAACAAGGGTGCTCAAGAAGATGGTTCTATTAAAACACCACCGAGCACAGCAGACAGCAGTGATTTAATGGCTGCAAATGACACAATCGATATCATTAAAAAAGATACGATTCAAAGTATCTTTACACTGCCTAAGCCCTCCGTCACTCCGGCATCCGATACAGAAAAGATAGCTTCGGAGCCGGTGAATGTTCCTAATGTCCCGAGCGGCAGGCCGGCAAATAACAGAGTCGACAGTACAGATTTAGAGGATATCTTCGAAGTAACTGAAGACAGTTCAGCACAGGCCAGCCAAAATGAGCAGCCAGTCCGTCGGGTAGAAAACAAAACAGACAATAAGCCCGGCCATTCGAAAGATAAGGAATCTGCTGATAATTTACCTATAGACACCTTAGGAATTTCACAGGACACTACTGCCTTGAATCGACAGCAAGAAAACAAACAAGAACCTACTCAAGCGAAGACATCTGTGCAGGAACGCCCGGCAGAACAGCTGCCCGATTCGGCGATGCGTCCTAAACAAGGGGAAGAAATTCAAAAATTCAACGGAGCAATTAGTGATAATTCAATCACCCACCAGATAGCAGATAGTCTACCTCAACCTCAAAACACGCCCTTTACTGAGCTATTTCAGCCTTATAGAGCTTTTGACAAAGAAACACAGATCAGCTCTACCACCAGCCTGACAATCCTCCAGCAAAACGTCGACTATAAAACCAGCGCAGATTTTACCACACAATATCAAAGAACAGGTCAAAAAGACGGGCAATTTCATTTTGATGTATCAGTTGTAAGACTGAATACTGAAGTCGAGACCATGGGAGTACAGTTAAAATATGATTCTAACCAAAAAACCGACAGTACCTCAACTTTTGCCAAACCATTGTTTGACATCGTAGGGAAAAAGACCTATTTAGAAGTGGATAGTACCGGGAAAATCACAGAGGTCGACAATACAGCACTCGGCAGGCAAGTCAATACTGTGCTTAGCGGTCTCTCACTTTCCGGAGGCGATTTTGAAGTCGGCAGTAATTTCGGACTGCTGATGAGCAAATCCGGCCCTGCAGAAATTGGGCAGCAGTGGTCAGACTCCGTTAATCATGGTAGCAATACCAGGATCACGACCTATACCATACAGAGTATATTAGACGGAGATATGCTGGTTACGATTTCGGGGAATGTCAGTCAGAGCGGCGTCATTAACAGCGATGGCGCGACCTTTAAAACTCATTTTACCGGTACACAGAAAGGAAAAATGTATGTGGATCAACAAACATTACTGGTCAAATCCCGCGACATCACTCTTGACATGAAGGGCACTGTTGACTATAACGGCCAAGCTTTACCTGCTTCTGCTGTCTCAAAAATTAAGGAAAAAGTAACGGCCAACTGA
- a CDS encoding M16 family metallopeptidase: protein MRLRSKGSILIAGALFLSMASSAQKVKFTEYDLDNGLHVILHQDNTSPVVAVSVMYHVGSKNETPGLTGFAHFFEHLLFEGSKNIKRGEFMKIVSANGGSNNANTTQDRTFYYEEFPSNQLKLGLWLESERMMHPVINEVGVNTQREVVKEEKRMRVDNRPYGHLMEEVFKNLFVKHPYHWVPIGSMEDINRAKLSEFQAFFKKFYVPGNAVLSISGDLDIDSTKKLIQSYFGPIPGGPEVVQPSIAEMPITQEIIDTAYDANIQLPAILTAYRTPAENSKDAVTLGMISSILSGGASSRLYKELVDDKKTALQVACFNYSLEDYGAYLTLAIPNGTTPLDSLLKDIDANIKDIQTNLISEQDYQKLLNQAEMSFVNSSNSNLGVAENLANGYTFFNKNTNHINEQLKEIRSVTREQIRDVARKYLNKNQRLVLYYLPKAK from the coding sequence ATGCGTTTAAGATCAAAAGGCAGCATCCTGATTGCAGGAGCGCTGTTTCTATCCATGGCCTCGTCTGCCCAAAAAGTAAAGTTTACGGAATATGACCTGGACAATGGCTTGCATGTTATATTGCACCAGGACAATACTTCGCCCGTCGTGGCCGTATCAGTCATGTATCACGTGGGGTCTAAAAATGAGACACCTGGATTAACAGGATTTGCTCATTTCTTTGAGCACCTCTTATTTGAAGGCAGTAAGAATATTAAAAGAGGTGAGTTTATGAAAATTGTTTCTGCCAACGGTGGAAGCAATAATGCCAATACCACACAGGACAGAACCTTTTATTATGAAGAGTTTCCTTCCAATCAGCTCAAGCTCGGTCTTTGGCTGGAAAGCGAACGCATGATGCATCCCGTTATCAATGAGGTAGGGGTAAATACCCAAAGGGAAGTCGTCAAGGAAGAGAAAAGAATGCGAGTTGATAACCGGCCATATGGTCACCTGATGGAAGAAGTCTTTAAAAACCTTTTTGTTAAACACCCTTATCATTGGGTACCTATTGGTTCCATGGAGGATATCAACCGGGCGAAACTAAGTGAATTTCAGGCTTTCTTTAAAAAATTCTACGTACCGGGCAATGCTGTATTGAGTATTTCAGGAGATCTGGATATTGATTCAACCAAAAAGCTGATCCAATCCTATTTTGGGCCGATCCCCGGTGGCCCTGAAGTCGTGCAGCCTTCTATAGCAGAAATGCCTATCACCCAGGAGATCATTGATACGGCTTATGATGCCAACATACAACTGCCAGCTATTCTTACAGCCTATAGAACACCGGCAGAGAATTCAAAGGATGCAGTGACATTAGGCATGATCTCTTCCATACTTTCCGGAGGCGCCAGTTCCAGACTTTATAAAGAACTGGTGGATGATAAAAAAACTGCATTGCAGGTAGCTTGTTTCAACTATTCCTTAGAAGATTATGGCGCTTATCTGACGTTGGCAATTCCCAATGGCACGACTCCACTGGATAGTTTGTTAAAAGATATTGATGCAAATATTAAAGATATCCAGACCAACCTCATCAGTGAGCAGGATTACCAAAAGTTGCTCAATCAGGCAGAAATGAGTTTTGTCAACAGCAGCAACTCTAATCTGGGAGTCGCAGAGAACCTGGCGAATGGTTACACATTCTTTAATAAAAATACCAATCATATCAACGAACAATTAAAGGAAATCAGATCTGTGACCCGCGAACAGATCCGGGATGTTGCCCGAAAATATCTGAATAAGAATCAACGTCTGGTTCTTTACTATTTGCCTAAAGCCAAATAA
- a CDS encoding acyl carrier protein phosphodiesterase, which produces MNLLAHAYLSHNHPKILLGNMIGDDVKGMQIGLYPPAVRAGIQLHRYIDSFTDQHRLISEAKKIYRPAARLYAGPIMDITMDYFLANDTTIKTAGEWHSFATWAYKSLAEGRGWHVGGFRRYFPYLQYENWFVHYGELSFIENAITNLLKRVGLIDKQSAVLTAFELQLPYLEKVYQRFFPQLQAYALGKATELLKIHQ; this is translated from the coding sequence ATGAATCTCCTAGCCCATGCATATCTGAGTCATAATCATCCCAAAATCTTATTAGGTAATATGATCGGTGATGATGTAAAGGGAATGCAGATCGGATTATACCCACCGGCTGTCAGGGCCGGTATACAGTTACACCGTTACATAGATAGCTTTACTGACCAGCATCGACTGATCAGTGAAGCCAAAAAAATCTACCGGCCGGCAGCCCGCTTATACGCCGGGCCTATCATGGACATTACAATGGATTATTTTCTGGCCAATGACACCACGATCAAAACAGCAGGTGAATGGCACAGTTTTGCCACCTGGGCCTATAAGAGCCTCGCGGAAGGCCGCGGTTGGCATGTTGGAGGATTCCGACGGTACTTTCCCTATCTGCAATATGAAAACTGGTTTGTTCATTACGGAGAACTGTCCTTCATTGAAAATGCTATAACCAATTTACTCAAAAGGGTGGGGTTGATAGATAAACAATCAGCTGTATTAACCGCATTTGAGCTGCAGCTGCCTTATCTCGAGAAAGTCTATCAGAGATTTTTCCCCCAACTACAAGCTTATGCACTCGGGAAAGCCACGGAACTGCTAAAGATTCATCAATAA